In Phenylobacterium zucineum HLK1, one DNA window encodes the following:
- the rfbG gene encoding CDP-glucose 4,6-dehydratase, whose protein sequence is MAPVNRDFWAGKRVLLTGHTGFKGSWAAIWLTAMGVEVTGVALPPDQQPSLFELAGVGGLVRSRLVDLRNPHAIAGALGERKFDLVLHMAAQAIVRTAIEDPVGAFASNVMGTAHLLQALRSEEELKAVLVVTSDKVYANAETGRAFREEDPLGGKDPYSASKAAAEIVVKSFAQSYFETQGVPVGTARGGNVIGGGDFSRDRLMADIVRAAEAGEPVVLRHPEATRPWQHVLDCLAGYFRHLEALATDPQAPRALNFGPRPGGPTVTVGELAGAAVEALGAKPWRHVRDPFSLEAKSLAIDATLAKAAIGFESRLDAPEAVALTMEWHRRRAAGEPALALCREQIAAYEARP, encoded by the coding sequence GTGGCGCCGGTGAACCGCGACTTCTGGGCCGGCAAGCGGGTCCTGCTGACCGGCCACACGGGCTTCAAAGGCTCCTGGGCGGCGATCTGGCTGACCGCCATGGGCGTCGAGGTGACGGGCGTGGCCCTGCCGCCGGACCAGCAGCCCAGCCTGTTCGAGCTGGCCGGCGTCGGCGGCCTTGTCCGCTCCCGGCTGGTCGACCTGCGCAATCCGCACGCCATCGCCGGCGCCCTGGGCGAGCGCAAGTTCGACCTCGTGCTGCACATGGCGGCCCAGGCGATCGTCCGCACGGCGATCGAGGATCCCGTCGGGGCTTTCGCCAGCAACGTCATGGGGACGGCCCACCTCCTGCAGGCGCTGCGCAGCGAGGAGGAGCTGAAGGCCGTCCTCGTGGTCACCTCGGACAAGGTCTACGCCAACGCCGAAACCGGCCGCGCCTTCCGCGAAGAGGACCCGCTGGGCGGCAAGGACCCCTATTCGGCGTCCAAGGCGGCGGCCGAGATCGTCGTGAAGAGCTTCGCCCAGAGCTATTTCGAGACCCAGGGCGTGCCCGTCGGAACGGCGCGCGGCGGTAACGTCATCGGCGGCGGGGACTTCTCGCGCGACCGTCTGATGGCCGACATCGTCCGTGCGGCCGAGGCGGGCGAGCCCGTAGTGCTGCGCCACCCGGAGGCGACGCGCCCCTGGCAGCACGTGCTGGACTGTCTGGCCGGCTATTTCCGCCACCTGGAGGCCCTGGCGACCGATCCGCAGGCCCCCAGGGCGCTGAACTTCGGGCCGCGGCCCGGCGGGCCCACCGTCACCGTCGGCGAGCTGGCCGGCGCCGCCGTCGAGGCTCTCGGCGCCAAGCCCTGGCGGCACGTGCGCGATCCCTTCTCGCTGGAAGCGAAGTCGCTGGCGATCGACGCCACCCTGGCGAAGGCGGCGATCGGCTTCGAAAGCCGGCTCGATGCGCCCGAGGCCGTGGCGCTGACCATGGAGTGGCACCGCCGGCGCGCCGCCGGCGAACCTGCCCTCGCCTTGTGCCGGGAGCAGATCGCGGCCTACGAAGCCCGCCCATGA
- the rfbF gene encoding glucose-1-phosphate cytidylyltransferase: MKTVILAGGLGTRISEESHLKPKPMIEIGGRPILWHIMKLYSHHGFNDFIVCLGYKGYVVKEYFANYVLHHADITVDLDKGAIEYHATNHEPWRVTLVETGAETMTGGRLKRVARYLDPGEPFFFTYGDGLADVDLKALAAFHRGHGKAATITAVAPPGRYGALEIEAGQVQRFTEKPPGDNGLINGGFFVLQPEVISRIAGDATTWENEPLEGLARDGELMAYRHDGFWAAMDTLRDKNHLEALWASGEAPWRR, encoded by the coding sequence ATGAAGACGGTGATCCTGGCCGGCGGCCTCGGCACGCGGATTTCGGAAGAAAGCCACCTGAAGCCCAAGCCGATGATCGAGATCGGCGGCCGGCCCATCCTGTGGCACATCATGAAGCTGTACTCGCACCACGGCTTCAACGACTTCATCGTCTGCCTGGGCTACAAGGGCTATGTGGTGAAGGAGTACTTCGCCAACTACGTGCTCCATCACGCCGACATCACGGTCGACCTGGACAAGGGCGCCATCGAGTATCACGCGACCAACCACGAACCCTGGCGGGTGACGCTGGTGGAGACCGGCGCCGAGACCATGACCGGCGGACGGCTGAAGCGGGTGGCGCGCTATCTCGATCCCGGCGAGCCGTTCTTCTTCACCTACGGCGACGGCCTTGCCGACGTGGACCTGAAGGCCCTGGCGGCCTTCCACCGCGGGCACGGCAAGGCGGCGACGATCACCGCCGTCGCCCCGCCCGGGCGCTACGGCGCCCTGGAGATCGAGGCCGGGCAGGTCCAGCGTTTCACCGAGAAGCCCCCGGGCGACAACGGCCTGATCAACGGCGGCTTCTTCGTCCTGCAGCCCGAGGTGATCTCGCGCATCGCCGGCGACGCCACCACCTGGGAGAACGAGCCGCTGGAGGGCCTGGCCCGCGACGGGGAACTGATGGCCTACCGCCACGACGGCTTCTGGGCGGCGATGGACACCCTGCGCGACAAGAACCACCTGGAGGCGCTCTGGGCTTCGGGCGAGGCGCCGTGGCGCCGGTGA